One Paenibacillus sp. SYP-B4298 genomic window, GTCGCCTAATGAGCCCGTTCAACTGTACGATTCCAGTGGCCCTTATACCGAGCGCAGCTTCGTACCGGATATTCGTCAGGGTCTGCCCGCGCTGCGAAGCGGCTGGATTGCAGAGCGTGGGGATACAGAGAGCTATGAAGGCCGCCAAGTGCTGCCAGAGGATAACGGCTTTGCGACCACGCAGCGCATGCTGGAGAAGGGAGCCGAGCAGTTCCCCGGCTTGCAGCGGTCGCCGCGCAGAGCGAGAGCAGGCTGCAATGTGACGCAGCTTCACTATGCTCGCCAGGGCATCATTACACCGGAGATGGAGTTCATCGCGATCCGGGAGGGTATGGAGCCGGAGGTTGTGCGGCGTGAGGTAGCGGAGGGACGAGCGGTTATTCCATGCAATATAAACCATCCTGAGAGCGAGCCGATGATTATCGGACGTCGCTTCCATGTCAAGATAAATGCGAACATCGGTAATTCCGCAGTGGCCTCCTCCATTGAGGAGGAGGTGGAGAAGATGGTGTGGGCGACCCGCTGGGGGGCGGATACGATCATGGATCTGTCCACAGGCAAGAACATCCATACGACAAGGGAATGGATTATCCGCAACAGTCCGGTGCCGGTTGGCACAGTGCCGATCTACCAGGCGCTGGAGAAGGTGAACGGGGTAGCAGAGGCGCTCACCTGGGAGATATTCAGGGATACCTTATTGGAGCAGGCAGAGCAGGGTGTGGACTATTTCACCATTCATGCAGGGGTACTGCTGCGCTATGTGCCTCTGACTGCCAAGCGGGTGACGGGCATCGTGTCGCGGGGCGGGTCGATTATGGCTGCCTGGTGTCTGGCGCATCATCGGGAAAATTTTTTATATACTCATTTTGAAGAAATCTGTGAGATTATGAAGGCTTATGATGTGACGTTCTCGCTTGGTGACGGGCTGCGCCCCGGATCGATCGCCGATGCCAATGACGAAGCGCAGTTCGCGGAGCTGGAGACGCTGGGCGAGCTGACGGAGATCGCGTGGCGGCATGGTGTGCAGGTGATGATCGAGGGGCCGGGGCATGTGCCGCTGGACAAGATCAAGCAGAATGTCGACCGCCAATTGGAGGTGTGCAAGGAAGCGCCATTCTATACACTGGGCCCGCTTACGACCGATATTGCGCCGGGTTATGACCATATTACGTCCGCGATCGGAGCGGCGATGATCGGTTGGTTCGGAACGGCAATGCTCTGTTATGTGACGCCGAAGGAGCATCTGGGACTGCCCAATAAGGAGGATGTGAAGGAAGGGGTCATTGCCTACAAAATAGCCGCGCATGCTGCTGATCTGGCGAAGGGTCATCCCCGGGCACAGGTGCGGGATGATGCCTTGTCCAAGGCGAGATTCGAATTCCGCTGGCAGGATCAGTTCCACCTGTCGCTCGACCCGGAGCGGGCGATGGCCTATCATGATGAGACGCTGCCGGCGGAGGCGGCCAAGTCAGCCCATTTCTGCTCGATGTGCGGCCCCAAGTTTTGCAGCATGCGCATCACACAGGACATTCGAGATTATGCACAGCGCCATGGCATGGATACAGCGGAGGCGATAGAGGCTGGAATGCAAGAGAAGGCGCAGGCGTTCAAGGAGGCCGGGAGCACGCTGTACAGCTAGCCTGTCGGCTCCTTCCCCTGGCAGGCAGCGCGTAATCTCCTATGCTTCGTCTATCTTTTCCCACAGGGCAGAGAGTCAAAAGCCTGGGAAGTAGCATAGGATAGGGAGACTACATTGCTATGAGAAGGGAAGAGCCATGAAAAAAAACAGGCGCACCAAAATTCGCAGGCCCAGAAAGCCGCTTTTTTACACGGCGGACCCGCGTACCTCGGAATTGAAATTTCTCGATGAACTGAAGGATCGCAAGCCTGCTCCCGCCAGGCCGCAGGCCAATAAGCCTGTGATGATCCATTCGCTCATTGCTGAATATGATACGACACAGGAAGAGGGGACTGCTCCAGCCGCGGCAACGGGGGGACAGCGTACCCTGCCACAGAGCGCTAAGCCTCGCGCGGCTCTGGCTGCGGCAGATGGAGCAGCGCTGAGCGAGAGCGTAATGGGACATTGGTCCAGCAAGGCAGAGGCGGGTTGCCCCGCGACGAAGCCAGACAAGGGATCAGGCCCGGGGGGGCAAGGGGCTGCCGAATCGGAGGAGGCCCCGCGGAACAGTGATCGAGCAAGCGCACCGGGCAGCTCGAATGCGGCGTCCAGCTCCATAGTAGGGAAAATGGCGTCTGGCCCTGGAGTGGGCAGCGAAGCCGGTGGGCGGAGCGCAAGCGCATCCCATGCGGTAGCTGAAGGCGGAGCAGGCGAGAGGACAAATACGGGAGAGCAGGGCGGGTCAGAGCGTAGCGGCGGAAGTATACCGTGGCGCAGCGGGATCACAGTGCCCGAAGCCAGGCTGGAGAAGAGCAGTGCTGCCCAATTGGCCCTGGGGAATCAGGACGTAGCCGCAGGTGACGGGCCGAGAGAAGGGCAGGCGGCTGCTATGGGAGAGCGTTCCCCGGCAGTATCTGCGGGATATTGCAGCGGAGTTGCGTCGTTCTCCATCCCGGATGGGATGGAACGAATCCATGTAACGATTGTGCTGCCATCGTTCTTCGTCGGCAGCGTGCGTGGACGCCGCAGCTCCTATGCTCTGACTGCCGTTAGCAACCAGCCGGACTGCCAGGTGTTTGTATCTTCAAAGACAGAGACGAGAGCGACAGTGGCGGTGCAACGCAGCAAGCGTGGGGGAATTCTAACTGGTGAACTGAACTGGATTGCCGCCCAGATTGCTCCCATTCCATAAGAAGAATCGGATTAGGCAGGCTGCCGCATGTTGCGGCGGCCTGTTTTTTTTGCGTGCTGCTTGGACGGCTGCACCTGTACATCTGCCGTTGCGGAGCGCATGATACGGCATAGAATGACTCGTATAAGTATAGGTTCAACAAGTTGCCTGTCCAGGAGGTGAAAGCATGCGCAAACAACAAGTCAGTCGCGTGCGCGGCAGGGGCAGGGGAAAGGGAAGGGATCGCCGAAGAGGAGCGGTCAGTTCAGCGCCGATCGTCAATGCCGAGCAGCCCAAGGTGTCGGTCGTAATCCCGTTCATGAATGAACGGCGCACCATTCGCCGCGTAATTCGGCAAGCTCGCGCTGTCCATCCTTCCACAGAGGTGATCGTTGTCGCAAATGGCTCAAGCGCTGAGGCGCTTGACACAGTGATGCGCAGTGGGGCTAAGGTTCTCGCCTACAGCGAGCCGCTCGGACATGATGTGGGACGAAGCATCGGCGCAAGGGCAGCGAAGGGAGAGGTGCTGCTGTTCATCGATGCGGATATGGTGCTTCAAGCTGGCAAGCTGCGGCCGTTTGTTCAGGCTGTCATCAGCGGTAGCGCGGATGTGGCGCTCAATGATTATGCGGGCCCGACGGATACTAAGAAGGTTCATCCCGTCGTGTTAGCCAAGCATGCGCTCAATGCGCTGCTCGGGCATGAGCAGCTAAGAGGCGCCTCGCTCACTGCGATTCCTCATGCGCTCAGTCGCAAGGCGCTGGCAGTGATCGGAGTGGACTCGCTGCTTGTACCTCCGCTGGCTCAGGCCAAGGCGATCGGCAAGGGGCTGAAGGTGCGGGCAGTGCATACTGTACAGGTTGGCAGACTGAACCCGCTGCGCAAGGGACGGGAGAGAAAGTTCTCGCTGGCCTCCATCATTGTCGGTGATCATCTGGAGGCCTTGGAGTGGTGGGCACGACATACCGATGAGCGCGGCGGTATGGAGGACTTGAGCAGACAACGTCAGATGCTGGGGGGATACCATGGCTAACGTGTCGAGGATACGGAGAGGAACGGCTGGCACACGGCATGCTCGGTGTGCCGCTGCACAGAGGAAGAGGCGGTCGCTTGCCGTAGGGGAGGCTGCGTCGTTATCATCAGACAGCTCAGCCCTGCCCGGCGCTCGCCTTCGCCTGCGCTGCGAGGTGCCCGGCAGCGCAGGCGAAGGCGAAGGGCGCGTGGCGCTGGCTGCGCCGGGGCGTGCCGCGGAGCCGGGCGCGTGCGGCATCGCCGCTGCATCGCCCGTCGGCGCCGCGCCCGCGCCGCCGCTACGGCGCGCATCGCCGCCGCGCCGCCAGCGCCGGGACGCCGCCGGAGCGCCAAGCGCCCGGCGCGCGCCGCCAGCGCCCGGCAGCGGCCGGGTCGCGCCGCTCGCGGAGCGCGCCGCCGCGGCCGCCGCTCGCGCGCCGCGCCGCCAGGCGGCGCACAGGCGCGCTCGCGCCGCAGCGGAGCGGCGCTGCAGGCTGCCCGCGCCGCTGGGAGGCGTTGGCGCAGCAGCTCCGCGCTGCGCCGGACGGGGCGCCTGCAGGCTGGCAGCTACGGCAGGCGCTGAATGCGGCGTTCAGCCGGACAAGACAGGCTGGACGGCTGACATTGCAGGCCGCGCTACAGGAGGGGGCGGCATTGCGCGACGGGTTCGCCCATAGCTGGGGACAGTCTGTGCCGCCCTATGTGCTGCTGCCGCTGCGGGGCAGCGCGGCTGCGGTGGTGACGGTGCGCAATGAAGAGGCGGCCATTCGCCAGGTGCTTCGGGAGCTGGCGCTGCTGCCGCTGGATGATGCCATCGTGGTCATTAATGGCAGCAGTGATCATAGCTTTAAATATGCCCGCGAATTCGAGGGCGTGACCATCGTTCATGAACCGTCTGCTCTTGGTCTTGATGTCGGGCGAGCGCTTGGGGCCAAGATGACCGATGCAGATATAGTGTTGTTTATGGATGGCGATTTTCCTGTACCCGCGCCGGAGCTGGCGGCATTCCTGTACGCGGTAGATCAGGGCGTCGATGTGGCATTGAATGATGTGATGCCTTATTTGAGCAGCTTTGCCCATTGGGATGCGGTATCACGCGTGAAGCAGTTCCTCAATAGCGCACTGGGCCGCGAGGATCTGGGGGCCAATTCCCTCACATGCATTCCGCACGCCCTGTCGCGGAAGGCCATCCAGACGATCGGCGTACAGACGCTCGCTGTGCCGCCCAAGGCGCAAGCCGCGGCCTTGAATGCGCGGCTGATGGCGGTTGCTGTCGCCAGCATCAATGTGTTCGCCAAGAACAGGCGACGCAAGCAAAATACCGGTGCAGACAACCCGGTTGCCCGTCTTATCCTCGGCGACCACATCGAGGCGCTTCACAGCCTGCAATATTCAGGCGGGTCGCGTCTGGCCTATGCCGATCGGATAAGACGGAGAAATCTCGCGGGAGGATGACAACGGTGCGGTTGACCAGCATAATCATACCGACCTATAACGGGCTGCCGCTGCTCCAGCGGTCCTTGTCCGCGATCGAGACCTATACGGATCGGGGCGTAACACCGTATGAGGTGATCATTGTAGATGACGGCTCGCAGGATGGTACTGCACAGTGGTGCCAGGAGCGCGGCTTGCGCTTGATCTGCCTTCCGGGCAATCGTGGCTTCCCTGTAGCCTGCAACAAGGGGATGCGGCTGGCATCCGGCAGCCATCTGCTGCTGCTTAATAATGATGTGACCGTAACGACTAATTGGCTGACGAATCTGCACAAGGCGCTTGCCTCGGATGAGGCGATCGGCATGGTGGGCCCGGTCAGCAATTATGTGAGCGGAAGGCAGCAGGTCGAATGTCACTACAATTCGATGGAGCAATTCCAGCAATTGGCCGCCGGGGCGAACCGCTCCGATCCGCGGCAATGGGAGGAGACACCGCGGCTGGTGGGGCTGTGCCTGCTGTTCTCCCGCTCCTTCTATGAGCATGTAGGGGAGCTGGATGAGCAGTATTCGCCAGGACATTTCGAGGATGACGACTGGAGCTTCCGCGCGCGGCAGCTCGGTTATCGGCTGCTGTTCTGCCGGGATGTGCTCGTTCATCACGAAGGCAGCGCCAGCTTCAAGCGGCAGGATCAGGAGCAGGTGCAGCAGTTGCTCCAGCGCAATCGCGATTATTTCATGAGGAAGTGGCGAACCGATCCGCATAGCTTCATCTAATGTGTGTGCTGCAGCCTCGCAGCAAAGAGGATAGATAACGATACTGTGGGTGCGTGCAGAGCTCCCGTCGTTTATATCGTGTAGCTGACGTGCTGAGCGCAGAAGGCAGCGCCGGCATAACGACGGCAGCGGCCGTACTATGGAAGCCGATGCGTTCGTTCTGGCGAAAGCCTGGCATGGGCTTACATTTGGGAGGGATGGTATTGAAGGCAGTCATACTGGCCGGAGGCACAGGAACCCGGCTGCGTCCATTAACAACCTACTTGAACAAGCATATGCTGCCCGTAGGCAAATATCCAATGATTGTGTACGCCATTCGCAAGCTCAAGGAAGCAGGGATTACCGATATTGAGCTTGTGACAGGCAGGAGCAGCGCGGGATTATTCACGCAATATCTGGGCAGTGGTCGCGATGAGGGTGTGTCGCTCACCTATCGAATACAGGAGGAGGCCGGGGGCATTGCCGAAGCATTGAAGCTGGCAGAGCCGTTCGTAGGTGCATCCGGCAAATTCATCATGCTGTTGGGAGACAATCTGTATGAGGATTCGCTTGCTCCACATATTGAAGCTT contains:
- a CDS encoding glycosyltransferase family 2 protein; protein product: MPRSRARAASPLHRPSAPRPRRRYGAHRRRAASAGTPPERQAPGARRQRPAAAGSRRSRSAPPRPPLARRAARRRTGALAPQRSGAAGCPRRWEALAQQLRAAPDGAPAGWQLRQALNAAFSRTRQAGRLTLQAALQEGAALRDGFAHSWGQSVPPYVLLPLRGSAAAVVTVRNEEAAIRQVLRELALLPLDDAIVVINGSSDHSFKYAREFEGVTIVHEPSALGLDVGRALGAKMTDADIVLFMDGDFPVPAPELAAFLYAVDQGVDVALNDVMPYLSSFAHWDAVSRVKQFLNSALGREDLGANSLTCIPHALSRKAIQTIGVQTLAVPPKAQAAALNARLMAVAVASINVFAKNRRRKQNTGADNPVARLILGDHIEALHSLQYSGGSRLAYADRIRRRNLAGG
- the thiC gene encoding phosphomethylpyrimidine synthase ThiC; protein product: MSTPIATGALPGSSKVYVTGSRPDIRVPMREIALSPSVQGERRSPNEPVQLYDSSGPYTERSFVPDIRQGLPALRSGWIAERGDTESYEGRQVLPEDNGFATTQRMLEKGAEQFPGLQRSPRRARAGCNVTQLHYARQGIITPEMEFIAIREGMEPEVVRREVAEGRAVIPCNINHPESEPMIIGRRFHVKINANIGNSAVASSIEEEVEKMVWATRWGADTIMDLSTGKNIHTTREWIIRNSPVPVGTVPIYQALEKVNGVAEALTWEIFRDTLLEQAEQGVDYFTIHAGVLLRYVPLTAKRVTGIVSRGGSIMAAWCLAHHRENFLYTHFEEICEIMKAYDVTFSLGDGLRPGSIADANDEAQFAELETLGELTEIAWRHGVQVMIEGPGHVPLDKIKQNVDRQLEVCKEAPFYTLGPLTTDIAPGYDHITSAIGAAMIGWFGTAMLCYVTPKEHLGLPNKEDVKEGVIAYKIAAHAADLAKGHPRAQVRDDALSKARFEFRWQDQFHLSLDPERAMAYHDETLPAEAAKSAHFCSMCGPKFCSMRITQDIRDYAQRHGMDTAEAIEAGMQEKAQAFKEAGSTLYS
- a CDS encoding sugar phosphate nucleotidyltransferase, with amino-acid sequence MKAVILAGGTGTRLRPLTTYLNKHMLPVGKYPMIVYAIRKLKEAGITDIELVTGRSSAGLFTQYLGSGRDEGVSLTYRIQEEAGGIAEALKLAEPFVGASGKFIMLLGDNLYEDSLAPHIEAYRGQAAGAMVLLKQVPDPHRYGVPRFSQDGKAIESIDEKPQQPASDYCVTGIYMYDAAVFSYIDEIKPSGRGELEITDVNNAYASRGLLRYRTLNGWWTDAGTFESLHEAAGRLKEESE
- a CDS encoding glycosyltransferase family 2 protein produces the protein MTTVRLTSIIIPTYNGLPLLQRSLSAIETYTDRGVTPYEVIIVDDGSQDGTAQWCQERGLRLICLPGNRGFPVACNKGMRLASGSHLLLLNNDVTVTTNWLTNLHKALASDEAIGMVGPVSNYVSGRQQVECHYNSMEQFQQLAAGANRSDPRQWEETPRLVGLCLLFSRSFYEHVGELDEQYSPGHFEDDDWSFRARQLGYRLLFCRDVLVHHEGSASFKRQDQEQVQQLLQRNRDYFMRKWRTDPHSFI
- a CDS encoding glycosyltransferase family 2 protein, yielding MRKQQVSRVRGRGRGKGRDRRRGAVSSAPIVNAEQPKVSVVIPFMNERRTIRRVIRQARAVHPSTEVIVVANGSSAEALDTVMRSGAKVLAYSEPLGHDVGRSIGARAAKGEVLLFIDADMVLQAGKLRPFVQAVISGSADVALNDYAGPTDTKKVHPVVLAKHALNALLGHEQLRGASLTAIPHALSRKALAVIGVDSLLVPPLAQAKAIGKGLKVRAVHTVQVGRLNPLRKGRERKFSLASIIVGDHLEALEWWARHTDERGGMEDLSRQRQMLGGYHG
- a CDS encoding WIAG-tail domain — translated: MKKNRRTKIRRPRKPLFYTADPRTSELKFLDELKDRKPAPARPQANKPVMIHSLIAEYDTTQEEGTAPAAATGGQRTLPQSAKPRAALAAADGAALSESVMGHWSSKAEAGCPATKPDKGSGPGGQGAAESEEAPRNSDRASAPGSSNAASSSIVGKMASGPGVGSEAGGRSASASHAVAEGGAGERTNTGEQGGSERSGGSIPWRSGITVPEARLEKSSAAQLALGNQDVAAGDGPREGQAAAMGERSPAVSAGYCSGVASFSIPDGMERIHVTIVLPSFFVGSVRGRRSSYALTAVSNQPDCQVFVSSKTETRATVAVQRSKRGGILTGELNWIAAQIAPIP